In the genome of Streptomyces sp. Q6, the window TCCCCGGCGTCGGTGCCGAGCACGGACGTCGGGCCCCACAGCGAGACGGCCGCGACGATGTCGCCGGAGGCGTCGCGGACGGGAGCGGCGAGGGAGGCGCGGCCCAGCGCGCGCTCCTCCGCCTCCACGGCGTACCCCGCCCGGCGCACGGCGGCGAGCTCCTCGTCGAGCAGATCGTGGCTGACGGTGGTGAACTCCGTGTGCGCTTCCAGGGGTTCGGGCAGGAGCTTGCGCCGGTCCTTGGGCGTGAGACCGGACAGCAGGCACTTGCCGATGCCGGTGGCGTGCAGCGGCGCCGTGTGTCCCGCCTGGGTGTACGACTTGGGGGCGCGGACGCCCTCGAAGTTGCACAGGAACATCAGGACGTCGCCGCGTCGGACGGCGACGTTCGCGCCGAGTCCGGTGCGCGCGGCCAGCTCCTGGAGGACGGTGCGGGCGGCACGGTGCACGGGGTGGCGGTTCACGGCGGTCGCGGCGAGGGAGAGCGTGCCCAGGCTCAGGCGGTAGAGGTTGCTGACCGGGTCGCGCTCGACCATGTCGAGACGCTCCAGCGTGGACAGCAGCCGGGACGCGGTGGAGGAACCGAGTCCGGTCAGTTCGGCCACGTCGGAGACGCGCAGCTCGGCGCGTCCCGAGTCGAGCGCGCGCAGCACGGAGACGGCCCGCTCCACACTCTGGTTCGTCCCGGCGTCGGTCGCCCGAGTAGCCATGGCCCTCCTCTGTCCCTGTACGGATCTGTACCTGTACGGATGCTGTGCCGTGCCCCGGCTTTTTCTCTGGCTGCACGCGACTTGCGCAGCGTGCATCAGCCTAGCGTGCCGGGTGCCGCCCGGACTGCCGTACGAGACGAGACGGAACGCGGCCGGGCGGGGCGGCGTCGGCGGCTCCGGCGTCAACGAAGCGTCAGGTTCGGCGGTGCGGGCGCGAAGAACGCGCAAGGAGCCGGTGAGGCGACCGGACCGCGGACCACCCTGGGCGAGCGCCATCGCCGTGGTGCGGGCCACCGTGCGACCGGCCACGACGGAGAGGCGCGTACCCACCCACGCCGCGCACGCCGGCCGCCCACGGCGAGAAGGAACACCATGACCACCCGAGCCACCCGCACTCTCCGAGCCACCCGCCCCGACCTCACGCCCACCGCGGAGGAGCCCCCCGACAGCGCCGAGCCCGCCGATCCCGGGGGCGCGGGGGGTGCGGGGGGCGACCGCCACCGGCTCACCGCCCTGACCGGCCTCGCCGCGCTCTCCCTCGACGCCATGGCCTCCGTCGCCTACGGCCCGGAGGCCATCGTCCTGGTCCTGGCCGCGGCCGGCGCCCACGGCCTCGGCTTCACCCTCCCCGTCACGCTCGCCATCGCCGCGCTGCTCGGCGTGCTCGTCGCCTCCTACCGGCAGGTCATCGCCGCGTTCCCGGACGGCGGCGGCTCCTACGCCGTGGCGAAGAAGCACCTCGGCGCCCGCACGAGCCTGGTCGCGGCGGCGTCCCTCGTCCTCGACTACGTCCTCAACGTGGCCGTCGCCGTCACCGCGGGCGTCGCCGCCCTGACCTCCGCCTTCCCGGAGCTGTATGGGGACCGCGTCTGGATCTGCCTGGCCGTCCTCGCCGCGATCACGGCCGTGAACCTGCGCGGCATCGTCGACTCGGCCCGCGCCTTCCTCGTGCCGACGGCCGTCTTCGTCGTGGCGATCCTCGTCCTCATAGCCGTCGGCCTGCTGCGCTCCGCGCCCGTGTCCACCGAGGCCGCCGCGGGCCATGCCTCCGTCCTCGGCGACAGCGCGACCACCGTCGGCGCGCTGCTCCTGCTGAAGGCGTTCGCCGCCGGCTGTTCGGCCCTGACCGGTGTCGAGGCCATCGCCAACGCCGTGCCGTCCTTCCGTGCCCCGCGCGCCCGCCGCGCCCAGCACGCGGAGATCGCCCTCGGCGCCGTGCTCGGCGTGATGCTGATCGGCCTGAGCGTCCTCATCTCCCGGTTCCACCTCCAGCCGGTCGAGGGCGTCACCGTCCTCGCGCAGCTCGCGGACGCCTCCCTCGGCCACAACTGGGCCTTCTACGTGGTGCAGTTCGCGACGATGATCCTGCTGGCCCTGTCCGCGAACACGTCCTTCGGCGGCCTGCCGGTGCTCCTCAAGCTGCTGGCCCGCGACAACTACCTGCCGCACGTCTTCGCCCTCAAGGCCGACCGCCAGGTCCACCGGCACGGCGTCCTCGCCCTCGCCGCCGTCTCCGCCGCCCTGCTGGTGCTCTCCGGCGGCGACACGAACACCCTCGTCCCGCTCTTCGCCATCGGCGTCTTCGTCGGGTTCACCCTCGCCCAGACCGGCATGGTCCTGCACCGGCGCGGCACACCGGGTTCGCTCGGCGCGATGCTGCTCAACGGGCTCGGCGCCCTGCTCACCGGCGTCAGCGCGATCGTCGTCACCGCCACCAAGTTCCACGACGGGGCCTGGCTGATCGTCGTGGCGCTGCCTCTCCTCGTGGCGGCGTTCGAGGCCGTGCACCGGGCCTACGCCCGCATCGGCGAGCGCCTCGGGCTCGGCCGCATCCCCGACCGCCCGACCCGCGCCCGCTCCCTCGTGATCGTCCCGGTCTCCGGCATCTCCCGGCTGACCAGCGAGGCGCTGACCGCGGCGAACTCCCTCGGCGACGAGGTGCGCGCCGTCACCGTCTGCCACGCCGATCCGGAGGACCGCGAGCGGACCGAGGCGCTGACCCGCGACTGGGACCTGTGGAATCCGGGCGTCGACCTGGTCCGCCTCCCGTCCGAGCGGCGGACCCTGGGCAGGCCCGTCGCCGCGTACGTCCGTGCGCTGGCGGCCAGGGAGCCCGGTACCCGGGTCACCGTCCTGATCCCGGAGGCCGAACCGGGCCGCGCCTGGCAGCGGATCCTCCAGAACCAGCGGGGCGCGGTCGTCGCCCACGCGGTACGCCGCGACACCGACGCCGTGGTCTGCCGGCTGCGGTTCAAGCTCGCCTGACAGCGGCCCGTCGACCGCCCCGGTCAGGCCGCGGCGGCGAGCCGCGGCGTCCGGGGCGGGTCCACGACCCGGCCGTCGGGCAGCAGCTCACCGGTGTCGTCGAAGACGATCCGGCCGTCGCACAGCAGGCTCCACCCCTGCTCGGGGTGGGCGGCGACGGGGTGCTCGGGGCCGGGGCACGCGGGTCGGTGGGAGCACATGGTGCACCTCCGGGTCGACGGGGCCGGCCGGAGTGGCTCGCCCCTTGCCTCGACCATGCGCGCGTCGGCGGGCGGGGGCCAGAGCGCGGCGGTGGATGTGACAGCCCCGGGACAGTTCCGGGACCGCCCGCGTAAGAGAAGCGTCAAGGCCGCGTGCGAAGCCGTATGGGAGCCGTCAACGGGGATCGAAACCGGCCGTCACCGGGGGTTTCCTCAACTCGTCCGTTCATTTCCGAACCTTCTCGTCAGGAGCTCACGATGGCCGACCTGGCCTTCGTCGTCACCACGATCGCGGTCTTCGCGCTGGTGGCACTCGTCGCCAAGGGGGTGACCAAGCTGTGACCGCCGAGAACATCGTCGGCCTCGTCGTGGCCGTCGCCCTCCTGGGCTATCTCGTCCTCGCCCTCATCTATCCGGAGAGGTTCTGAGTACAGATATGAGCCCCGTACTTGCCGGAGTGCTCCAGATGCTCGCGCTGACAGCGGCGCTGGCACTGGCCTACCGTCCCCTCGGCGACTACATGGCCCGGGTCTACTCCTCCGAGAAGCACCTCCGGGTGGAGAAGTGGATCTACAAGGGCATCGGCGCCAACCCCGAGGCGGAGATGCGGTGGACCGCCTACCTGCGCGGCGTCCTCGCCTTCTCGGCCGTGAGCGTGCTCTTCCTGTACCTGCTGCAACGCCTCCAGGGCGCGCTGCCGGGATCGCTCGGCTTCGCCTCCATCGACCCGGACCAGGCCTTCAACACGGCCGCGTCCTTCGTCTCCAACACCAACTGGCAGTCGTACTACGGCGAGCAGGCCATGGGCCACGTCGTGCAGACCGCCGGACTCGCCGTCCAGAACTTCGTCTCGGCGGCCGTGGGGATCGCCGTGGCCGTCGCCCTCGTACGGGGCTTCGCCCGCTCCCGCACCGGTGAACTGGGCAACTTCTGGGCGGACCTGGTGCGCGGTGTCGTCCGGATCCTCGTCCCGATCTCCGTGGTCGGCGCGGTCGTCCTCGTCGCCTGCGGCGCCATCCAGAACTTCTCCGGCATCCACGACGTCGGGCAGTTCATGGGCGGCTCCCAGCAGTGGAACGGCGGCGCCGTCGCCTCCCAGGAGGTCATCAAGGAGCTCGGCACCAACGGGGGCGGCTACTTCAACGCCAACTCGGCCCACCCCTTCGAGAACCCCGACGGATTCTCGAACCTCTTCGAGGTCTTCCTCATCCTGCTCATCCCGTTCGCGCTGACCCGCACGTTCGGCAGGATGGTCGGCTCGATCAGGCAGGGCTACGCGATCCTCGCCACGATGGCGACCATCTGGGTCGGCTTCGTCGCCCTGATGATGTGGACCGAGTACGCCCACCACGGCCCGGCGTTCGACCTGGCCGGCGGCGCGATGGAGGGCAAGGAGACCCGCTTCGGGATCGCCGCCTCGGCGATCTTCTCGGTCTCCACGACCCTCACGTCGACCGGCGCGGTGAACTCCTTCCACTCCTCCAACACCGGTCTCGGCGGCGGCCTCAACCTGCTGGGCATGCAGCTCGGCGAGATCGCGCCCGGCGGCACCGGATCCGGCCTCTACGGCATGCTGATCATGGCGGTCATCGCGGTGTTCATCGCCGGTCTGATGGTCGGCCGCACCCCCGAGTACCTCGGCAAGAAGATCGGCACCCGCGAGATCAAGTTCGCGGCCTGCTACATCCTCATCACACCGGCCCTGGTGCTCGTCTTCACGGCCGTCTCGATGGCCCTGCCGACACCACCGAACTCCATGCTCAACTCCGGCGCGCACGGCTTCTCCGAGATCCTGTACGCGTACACGTCCGGCGCCAACAACAACGGTTCGGCCTTCGCCGGACTCAGCGCCGACACACAGTGGTTCAACACCACGATCGGCCTCGCGATGCTGCTCGGCCGGTTCCTGCCGATGGTGTTCGTGCTCGCGCTCGCCGGCTCGCTCGCCGAGCAGACGCCCGTCCCGGCCACCGCGGGCACCCTGCGCACCAACAAGCCGCTGTTCACGGGCCTGTTGGTCGGCACGATCCTCATCATCACCGGTCTCACCTACTTCCCGGCGCTCGCCCTGGGCCCGCTCGCGGAGGGCCTCGCGTCATGACCGTACGTACAGCGAAGACTCAGAAAACCGAGGACGGCATGTCCACAGCCACCCCCACCCGCGCTCCGCAC includes:
- a CDS encoding IclR family transcriptional regulator, producing the protein MATRATDAGTNQSVERAVSVLRALDSGRAELRVSDVAELTGLGSSTASRLLSTLERLDMVERDPVSNLYRLSLGTLSLAATAVNRHPVHRAARTVLQELAARTGLGANVAVRRGDVLMFLCNFEGVRAPKSYTQAGHTAPLHATGIGKCLLSGLTPKDRRKLLPEPLEAHTEFTTVSHDLLDEELAAVRRAGYAVEAEERALGRASLAAPVRDASGDIVAAVSLWGPTSVLGTDAGDEDARGALVREVIEAADAVSQALGAV
- a CDS encoding APC family permease produces the protein MTTRATRTLRATRPDLTPTAEEPPDSAEPADPGGAGGAGGDRHRLTALTGLAALSLDAMASVAYGPEAIVLVLAAAGAHGLGFTLPVTLAIAALLGVLVASYRQVIAAFPDGGGSYAVAKKHLGARTSLVAAASLVLDYVLNVAVAVTAGVAALTSAFPELYGDRVWICLAVLAAITAVNLRGIVDSARAFLVPTAVFVVAILVLIAVGLLRSAPVSTEAAAGHASVLGDSATTVGALLLLKAFAAGCSALTGVEAIANAVPSFRAPRARRAQHAEIALGAVLGVMLIGLSVLISRFHLQPVEGVTVLAQLADASLGHNWAFYVVQFATMILLALSANTSFGGLPVLLKLLARDNYLPHVFALKADRQVHRHGVLALAAVSAALLVLSGGDTNTLVPLFAIGVFVGFTLAQTGMVLHRRGTPGSLGAMLLNGLGALLTGVSAIVVTATKFHDGAWLIVVALPLLVAAFEAVHRAYARIGERLGLGRIPDRPTRARSLVIVPVSGISRLTSEALTAANSLGDEVRAVTVCHADPEDRERTEALTRDWDLWNPGVDLVRLPSERRTLGRPVAAYVRALAAREPGTRVTVLIPEAEPGRAWQRILQNQRGAVVAHAVRRDTDAVVCRLRFKLA
- a CDS encoding DUF5999 family protein, encoding MCSHRPACPGPEHPVAAHPEQGWSLLCDGRIVFDDTGELLPDGRVVDPPRTPRLAAAA
- the kdpF gene encoding K(+)-transporting ATPase subunit F is translated as MTAENIVGLVVAVALLGYLVLALIYPERF
- the kdpA gene encoding potassium-transporting ATPase subunit KdpA: MSPVLAGVLQMLALTAALALAYRPLGDYMARVYSSEKHLRVEKWIYKGIGANPEAEMRWTAYLRGVLAFSAVSVLFLYLLQRLQGALPGSLGFASIDPDQAFNTAASFVSNTNWQSYYGEQAMGHVVQTAGLAVQNFVSAAVGIAVAVALVRGFARSRTGELGNFWADLVRGVVRILVPISVVGAVVLVACGAIQNFSGIHDVGQFMGGSQQWNGGAVASQEVIKELGTNGGGYFNANSAHPFENPDGFSNLFEVFLILLIPFALTRTFGRMVGSIRQGYAILATMATIWVGFVALMMWTEYAHHGPAFDLAGGAMEGKETRFGIAASAIFSVSTTLTSTGAVNSFHSSNTGLGGGLNLLGMQLGEIAPGGTGSGLYGMLIMAVIAVFIAGLMVGRTPEYLGKKIGTREIKFAACYILITPALVLVFTAVSMALPTPPNSMLNSGAHGFSEILYAYTSGANNNGSAFAGLSADTQWFNTTIGLAMLLGRFLPMVFVLALAGSLAEQTPVPATAGTLRTNKPLFTGLLVGTILIITGLTYFPALALGPLAEGLAS